tatatatatatatatatatatatcaaagatgtttagtattaattcttttatttttcattcattcatcactaatatatatatatatatatatcaaagatgtttagtattaattcttttatttttcattcattcatcactaatataatgcatggcatagctagattaatcgatataggttgagacgttttgtttttactattagtcgatataggtcaaacgttttatttttaatattcatcgatgcatctaggtaagttataagtcgatgaattaatttacaaatagcatgttatatatagcatatgttagtgtattcattatttgtattacaaaagtgttaacgaattacatttatattatttagatagtaaatataaaagtaattcgaaagtttgacccatgttgacgtaataaccgactaactttggtcggttattttgcagaaaataacaattaccaatcaaagttggtcggtaaatgcttcccctacattaaccgaccaacgttggtcggtaattttaaatataaattcttaaatattataaaacattttaaataaaatgaagaaGAGTGGggcaatttaccgaccaacgttggtcgatattTAGTTTAAAAAAATGTAAATTTTTTTCCCCAGTTTCCGTCCAACCCGGACGGTTTTTGatcgctttttttgaccgaccaacgttggtcggaaatatttgatcgatttttagcagatttttagtagtgaccTCGTCTCTTATTTGTGGCCAATAATATAATTGGGGGTTTCTAGTTCTAGCTTAGCCCGAGGCTAGAAGATAGGTGAATATGCCATGCATGATATATAATTCACTCATACGAAGAACGTGACAATTGGAGTTACGTTATTTAGGTTTGAGGGGCAAGTAACGGGGGTCATAGAGTACTACTACTGCCTTTCTTGTTATAGTTTTTTTCCTTTCGAAagagaaaaacaacaacaaaaactagCTAGAAATTTGCCAAATGCGATTGATAACATCACCAGACACAGACCGCAGCACATGAACACACCAGAATTATCAATCTGCAAGGCAACTCGACTCCACCAGTTCCTAGCCTTTCTTGTTATAGTTAGATACAATAAATTCCCTTGCATAGTTGAGATTAGGGTGAATTTGCATGCAATATGAAGAAGAGTGGTGGCTAGAAACTGATTAGGTTTTAAGAATAACAACGGAACGGTCCAAGAGAGTGTTGCTCTCTAATTATTATTGTTAGATATAAAATATTATCTCTAACCCCTAAACGTCAATTTATCAAACTCGTCGAATGCATAATTAAGGTGCCTATAAGTTCTTTCTTTCTTCAACTCTTTTTCTTTAAttagcaaaaaagaaaaaaaacacacACTCCTTATTATATCTGCATTTCTTTTACAATGTATCTGATAGAATATAATTGCGTCCACTCTAAACCTTTTGACCAACTTTTGCATGATTTTATCCATCAAAATAGCTTCTTGGACGAACTTGAATCTGTCCCCAACTACAGTCTAGTATTTCTTTTAAAGACTAATCTAGAATTGGAATTAGTGtagtttattttaaatatttttttgtgtatatCGAGTCAGAGGCAATAAGTTGCAGAACCATCCTTCATCCGGGTACGAATGTACCGTTATAGGTACAGTCTTTTGATTGAAATCATAACTTTCGATGTGGAATATAATTTATATGTTAAAGATTCAataaaattacaataaatattaGAGATGAacgcataactttaaaaatataatgagtttaaTGGATAAAACCTTAAAAGTTGTACTCATAGAACTTAAATCTTGGATTTGTCTCTATCTGCGTCGCTCACTTTACTAGAACATATGCAGATGTAATCAACAAGTACAAATAATAGATCTTGAACTCAGTAAATCGAATGAATTGTGGTAAAATACTGAACTTGAATTCATTATATTTAAATTCTGGATACGACTCGGCTGACCTAGTTTCCCACCTCAACACGCATGCCATCAACTTTATATCCCACAAACATGTCAAGTTTTATTCCTCTTCTATGATTGGCTTATCACCTATATAAATATATGTAAGTGCTAACTCGAGAGTGCTTAATCCTTACGTTTGAAGCACCTGCATAAAACAATTATACTATATGGCAAAAACTTTTCAACAAAAACCAAATGACCAAAGAGAAAACATGTCTACTTGTTTCAACCAAAAGAATATAAAGAGAGTAAAAGGAGTAGTAGTAGCCAAAACTATCCAAAACATATTCTCAAAACCTCATTTCCCAAAAGGGAATTCAATTTACTCTGAATATGAAGAAAAAGACAATAATATTCAAGAAAATGAAGCTAATGCTTTGTTTTCAGTCATTGGAATGACTTGTTCTGCATGTGCTGCTTCTGTGGAGAATGCCATAAAAAAACTTCCTGGAATTAAACTGGTTGTAATTGATGTTTTGAATAACAAAGCTCAAGTTATTTTCAACGCCAGTCTTGTCTATGTAAGTTTGCAACATCTCTCTCATAgtggatttttttctttttatttcccaTCTAAATTAGTAGGACCCCAAAGTGAGTACTTGACAATGGGTGGGAAAACCAAAAAAATTAGTACTCCTTCCAAttcactttaattaattttttgatcttattttcacacatattaaggaaTTCATATTTTAGCATTAATAAACAATGAAATTGACCATGTTAACCTTAATTTGTTTGTTGTAATTACAACAAATACTCCTAGGTTCTTTACTCTAAAGTCAACTTTTTCtttcttgatatctgaaaaaatcaaatattatggaccataaataaatataaaaaaattaattaaagtagaCCGGAGGACCTGAGGGAGTAATATATATCTCGTATTTCCTTCCTTATTCAAATGCAATTCTTCAATGTTATAGTAATAGTTACACCAATTTATGATTGTTCATTCCTCCTCCGACCCcttaaaacaaaaacaaaaaatgaaagaaaacagcAAAAATGGAATATCCTGTGAATGAATAAGAAAAGGAGGAGTTAGAACAAAATCACAAAGTTTTACCAACAAAAAAAGTGTAACTAAGTTTAACCAACATGTCAAAATTAAAAAATTCGCGAAGCAAAGACACACCAACTTCAACAAAATTAAGTGGTAGTTTTAACTTTCTAATCATAATCTATATTAAACCATgtaaattaaagaaataatagagaaaataataCGAGTATTCTAGACACCATTACAAAGAAACCTCAAACCCCAAATGCTAAAGCCCCAATGTTCACACAAAAGTTGAAATTATGAAAAGATATACTATCGTATACTTTCCGTTTCAATTtacgtgaacctatttcctttttagtatgtGTCAAAAAGAatgatttattttcttatttgaaaataatttacctttatgcaatgatttatagtcatACAAAATATGTGACTCATTTaaaccacaatttcaaaagtcttctttcttttcttaaactccgtgcctagtcaaataagttcacgtaaattaaaacggagggagtatttaaCAAATTGATAtaaagtaaatatttttaaataaaataattaacaagACTCGTGTGTGTGTAAagtaggggtgggcgttcggtatttcggtacggtatttaaTAATTACGGTTCGATATTTCGGTATTCGGTATATCAATTGTGCAtatcaaataccgtaccaaaatagTTCGGTAcgatttgatattttcttattTGGTTCGGTACAATTTCGGTATGGTTTCGGTATTATACCAAAATCTTTCAAATCTCCCAAGATTATGCTATGCCTAATTGCGTATTGCCTAACATATCTTATGACTTCTGCTGAGAATTCAACCACTCAAAGGAAAACTCAAAGCCATTGTTGATTTGTTTCAAGAATAATTAGTTCGGTGACACTTTTTTTATTGCCAAATCAGAGAAGAGAAATGGAATTGATGGTGTATATTCCCCAAAAACAGTGattctttaaattttcaaactaCTGTCCGTAAGTCTCTAAGCCTAAGGAGGTTGCTAGGCCCGCTAAGGGATTAGGGAATTAGGATTTAGGGGACTTGGGGTGTTGGGCTTAGGCTTATTGGGCTGGAAAATAAAAATATAGGTGGGATTGGACTTAAATATTTCGGTATATcgaaatatcaaaaactcaatacCGAATACCGTATCGAAATATTAAAAATTCAATACCGAATACCGTACCAAAATACCGAAATTTCTGTACTGAAGTACACCGAAATATCGAAAAAATCGAAACCGAAATACtaaattaattcgattcagttcgAAATTCGGTTTTTATGCCCAACCCTATGTAAGTGTTTGTAAACTTGAGATATGATTGGAAGTTGCCGACTGTAAAGCATTAACCGAATCCATGCGCTCTAGTGGAGAAATATTTGTATCTTCTTTTTCTAAAGAATGTTTGCCTTTTTTCCTTTCTAGTGTTTTGTGCCAGCCTCTCAGATTCCTCATACACAGTTAAGAAATTTTAAGGTGCATATAGAAAAAATTAAAACTTTTTCTTTTCCAGAAGTGGATACGGGTGTTGATAATTATCAAAGATTATCCACAAATCCCACTTTAATTAGACAAAGACTAATGGTAAAATATATGAAAATCTGTACATCTTATTCTAAATGCTCCTTCTATTTAACAACTTTAATAAGTTGAAAGTTGCTAACTTTAATAATTAAGCTGCAATAAGGTACATCAAAATTCAAAACATAGTATCATAGATATAACACTATCCTGGTTGTTCAATATGTTTGGTTGGTGTGTGGTTTCTCAAAAGGGGGTTTCTTCTACTAGGCACTTTGTCTTTACAGCTATATAACTGTAAAGGCCTAGTACTATTGTTCGTTTTAGGCTTAGCCCGCACGGCTTTAAAATGTATTATTAGGGTCTAAGTCATGTTTATTTATATTTCCAACATTTCTCTCATGTTTTgtccatatgagattcgcgtaggGTGTCCCAGTAATCTTGTGAGGATAAGAAAATCTCCAAGAATTATTCTTACATAGTTGAAATGTTTCATGGTAAAATATGACTAGGAGGAGATGATCCGCGAGACCATAGAGGACGTCGGATTTCAGGCCAAATTGTTAAAAGAAGAGATGAATCAGAAGTCCTCTCAAGTATGCAGGATTCAAGTAAATGGAATGACTTGCACTTCTTGTTCCACAACTCTTGAATCAGCATTGCAGGTAATCCCTGGTGTACATAAAGCACAAGTCGCATTAGCAACTCAAGAAGCTGAAATCTGTTATGATCCAAAAATAGTAGATTACAATCAGCTGTTAGAAGCTATTGGAAATACAGGTTTCGAAGGCAAATTGATTAGTACAGGAGACGATAAGAGTCGTATACTGCTAAAAGTTGATGGAGCTAACACTGAGAATTGTGTTAAACTGATAAAGAATTCTCTTCTTGAACTTCAAGGAGTTCAAGAGATAGACTTAGACCTGCAGCTCAAAAAATTATCAGTCACTTATAGAGCAGATGTAACAGGACCGAGAGACTTTATTCGTGCAATCGAATCAACTGGATCAGGATGTTTCAAAGCATCTATATTTCCTGAGGGAAGAGAAAGAGACGAACATAGACATCAAGAAATCAGGCAATACCATAGAGCTTTTCTTTGGTGTTTAGTATTTACAGTTCCCGTCTTTTTTACTTCAATGGTTTTTATGTATATTCCTGGTTTGAAAAATGTATTGGAAACTAAGGTTGTCAACATGCTAAACATTGGAGAGGTTCTGAGATGGGCATTATCTACACCAGTACAGTTCATCATTGGTCGAAAATTCTATATTGGTGCCTATATTGCCTTAAGCCATGGTTATGCAAATATGGATGTTCTTATTGCATTAGGAACAAATGCAGCTTACTTTTATTCAGTCTATTCAGTACTAAGAGCTGCTACTTCTCCAACTTTCAAAGCTAGTGACTTTTTTGAGACTAGCTCAATGCTTATCTCGTTCATTCTACTTGGGAAATATCTGGAAGTTTTGGCTAGAGGAAAGACATCTGAGGCCATTGCCAAGCTCATGGATTTGGCCCCAAAGACTGCAACAATGTTAACAATAGATGACAAAGGCAATGTGGTAAATGAGGAAGAAGTTGATAGCAGATTGATACAAAAGAATGATGTGATTAAAACCATTCCAGGTTCAAAAGTGGCTTGTGATGGTCTTGTCATCTGGGGACAAAGCCATACAAATGAAAGCATGATAACAGGAGAATCTCGTCCGGTCACAAAAAGGACGGGTGACATGGTGATAGGAGGGACTTTGAATGAGAATGGGGTGTTACACATCAAGGCAACAAGGGTTGGGTCAGAGACTGCTCTATCGCAGATTGTTCGGTTGGTTGAATCAGCACAAATGGCTAAAGCTCCTGTGCAGAGATTTGCTGACCACATTTCCAAGTACTTTGTGCCTCTTGTGAGATTAAGCACCCCTTACATGTCATTGTTGtctacgtatatatatataactaaccAATTATATCTAGGTTTGGCTGAAAATTAGTGATTGATTCCAATTTCTCAGGTCATTGCTCTCTCATTTTGTACTTGGGTTTCTTGGTTTTTAGCTGGAATGTTTAAAGCTTATCCAAGAACTTGGATTCCTTCTTCCATGGATAGCTTTGAGCTTGCCCTGCAGTTTGGCATATCGGTCATGGTGGTAGCCTGCCCCTGCGCACTCGGCCTAGCTACTCCCACTGCCGTTATGGTCGGTACTGGAGTTGGCGCTTCCCTTGGTGTCCTCATTAAAGGTGGTCAAGCATTGGAGAGTGCACGAGAGGTATGAGTTCAAACTCTTTCTTCTTAATAACAATCTTAATTTTGTTAATGAACTTTGTTGTAAACTGTTTCATTCTACAGGTGAACTGTATAGTTTTTGACAAGACGGGCACTCTTACTATTGGTAAGCCTATGGTTGTCAATACTAGGCTTTTCAAAACTATGGTACCTCAAGAATGCTATGAACTTATTGCTGCTGCTGAGGTAGGATATTGTGTTGTTTATGATTCTTCATTGGGAAGGTCAATTCATACCCTTAATAAAAAAACTAACATAAATGACTACTAGTAGCTATCTTTTGGAATTTGAAAGGTTTCAATGCCAAGAAAAGTTGTTAGCCCTTAGTTACCAAAATGCCAACAATTTAAGTGTCTTCTACTGCATTTTAACTTGACAGGTAAATAGTGATCACCCCTTAGCCAAGGCAATTGTTGAGTACGCGAAAAAATTGAGAGGAAGTGAGGAGAAACTTATCTGGCCTGAAGCCTTGAACTTTGAGTCCATAACTGGTCAAGGTGTGAAGGCTATCATCTGCAACAAAGAAGTGATTGTGGGGAACAAAAGCTTGATGCTAGAGGAGGAGATTGCCATTCCAGTTGAAGCTGAAGAAGCATTAGCAGAAACAGAAGGACTGGCTCAAACCGGCATCCTAGTATCTATCGATAAAGAGCTGATAGGTGTTCTTGCCATTTCCGATCCATTGAAGCCAGAGGCTCCAGAAG
The DNA window shown above is from Nicotiana tomentosiformis chromosome 8, ASM39032v3, whole genome shotgun sequence and carries:
- the LOC104096190 gene encoding probable copper-transporting ATPase HMA5 isoform X3, with product MAKTFQQKPNDQRENMSTCFNQKNIKRVKGVVVAKTIQNIFSKPHFPKGNSIYSEYEEKDNNIQENEANALFSVIGMTCSACAASVENAIKKLPGIKLVVIDVLNNKAQVIFNASLVYEEMIRETIEDVGFQAKLLKEEMNQKSSQVCRIQVNGMTCTSCSTTLESALQVIPGVHKAQVALATQEAEICYDPKIVDYNQLLEAIGNTGFEGKLISTGDDKSRILLKVDGANTENCVKLIKNSLLELQGVQEIDLDLQLKKLSVTYRADVTGPRDFIRAIESTGSGCFKASIFPEGRERDEHRHQEIRQYHRAFLWCLVFTVPVFFTSMVFMYIPGLKNVLETKVVNMLNIGEVLRWALSTPVQFIIGRKFYIGAYIALSHGYANMDVLIALGTNAAYFYSVYSVLRAATSPTFKASDFFETSSMLISFILLGKYLEVLARGKTSEAIAKLMDLAPKTATMLTIDDKGNVVNEEEVDSRLIQKNDVIKTIPGSKVACDGLVIWGQSHTNESMITGESRPVTKRTGDMVIGGTLNENGVLHIKATRVGSETALSQIVRLVESAQMAKAPVQRFADHISKYFVPLVIALSFCTWVSWFLAGMFKAYPRTWIPSSMDSFELALQFGISVMVVACPCALGLATPTAVMVGTGVGASLGVLIKGGQALESAREVNCIVFDKTGTLTIGKPMVVNTRLFKTMVPQECYELIAAAEVNSDHPLAKAIVEYAKKLRGSEEKLIWPEALNFESITGQGVKAIICNKEVIVGNKSLMLEEEIAIPVEAEEALAETEGLAQTGILVSIDKELIGVLAISDPLKPEAPEVISILKSMNIESMIVTGDNWGTANAIAKQVGIDSKYVVAEAKPKQKAEKVKELQSTRN
- the LOC104096190 gene encoding probable copper-transporting ATPase HMA5 isoform X4, which produces MAKTFQQKPNDQRENMSTCFNQKNIKRVKGVVVAKTIQNIFSKPHFPKGNSIYSEYEEKDNNIQENEANALFSVIGMTCSACAASVENAIKKLPGIKLVVIDVLNNKAQVIFNASLVYEEMIRETIEDVGFQAKLLKEEMNQKSSQVCRIQVNGMTCTSCSTTLESALQVIPGVHKAQVALATQEAEICYDPKIVDYNQLLEAIGNTGFEGKLISTGDDKSRILLKVDGANTENCVKLIKNSLLELQGVQEIDLDLQLKKLSVTYRADVTGPRDFIRAIESTGSGCFKASIFPEGRERDEHRHQEIRQYHRAFLWCLVFTVPVFFTSMVFMYIPGLKNVLETKVVNMLNIGEVLRWALSTPVQFIIGRKFYIGAYIALSHGYANMDVLIALGTNAAYFYSVYSVLRAATSPTFKASDFFETSSMLISFILLGKYLEVLARGKTSEAIAKLMDLAPKTATMLTIDDKGNVVNEEEVDSRLIQKNDVIKTIPGSKVACDGLVIWGQSHTNESMITGESRPVTKRTGDMVIGGTLNENGVLHIKATRVGSETALSQIVRLVESAQMAKAPVQRFADHISKYFVPLVIALSFCTWVSWFLAGMFKAYPRTWIPSSMDSFELALQFGISVMVVACPCALGLATPTAVMVGTGVGASLGVLIKGGQALESAREVNCIVFDKTGTLTIGKPMVVNTRLFKTMVPQECYELIAAAEVNSDHPLAKAIVEYAKKLRGSEEKLIWPEALNFESITGQGVKAIICNKEVIVGNKSLMLEEEIAIPVEAEEALAETEGLAQTGILVSIDKELIGVLAISDPLKPEAPEVISILKSMNIESMIVTGDNWGTANAIAKQVGIDSKYVVAEAKPKQKAEKVKELQAQI
- the LOC104096190 gene encoding probable copper-transporting ATPase HMA5 isoform X1, which gives rise to MAKTFQQKPNDQRENMSTCFNQKNIKRVKGVVVAKTIQNIFSKPHFPKGNSIYSEYEEKDNNIQENEANALFSVIGMTCSACAASVENAIKKLPGIKLVVIDVLNNKAQVIFNASLVYEEMIRETIEDVGFQAKLLKEEMNQKSSQVCRIQVNGMTCTSCSTTLESALQVIPGVHKAQVALATQEAEICYDPKIVDYNQLLEAIGNTGFEGKLISTGDDKSRILLKVDGANTENCVKLIKNSLLELQGVQEIDLDLQLKKLSVTYRADVTGPRDFIRAIESTGSGCFKASIFPEGRERDEHRHQEIRQYHRAFLWCLVFTVPVFFTSMVFMYIPGLKNVLETKVVNMLNIGEVLRWALSTPVQFIIGRKFYIGAYIALSHGYANMDVLIALGTNAAYFYSVYSVLRAATSPTFKASDFFETSSMLISFILLGKYLEVLARGKTSEAIAKLMDLAPKTATMLTIDDKGNVVNEEEVDSRLIQKNDVIKTIPGSKVACDGLVIWGQSHTNESMITGESRPVTKRTGDMVIGGTLNENGVLHIKATRVGSETALSQIVRLVESAQMAKAPVQRFADHISKYFVPLVIALSFCTWVSWFLAGMFKAYPRTWIPSSMDSFELALQFGISVMVVACPCALGLATPTAVMVGTGVGASLGVLIKGGQALESAREVNCIVFDKTGTLTIGKPMVVNTRLFKTMVPQECYELIAAAEVNSDHPLAKAIVEYAKKLRGSEEKLIWPEALNFESITGQGVKAIICNKEVIVGNKSLMLEEEIAIPVEAEEALAETEGLAQTGILVSIDKELIGVLAISDPLKPEAPEVISILKSMNIESMIVTGDNWGTANAIAKQVGIDSKYVVAEAKPKQKAEKVKELQELGKVVAMVGDGVNDSPALVAADVGMAIGVGTDIAIEAADIVLMKSSLSDVITAIDLSKKTFKRIHLNYFWALGYNLLSIPIAAGVLFPFTGFRLPPWVAGAAMAASSVSVVCSSLLLKKYRKPKKLNTLDLHRIIVE
- the LOC104096190 gene encoding probable copper-transporting ATPase HMA5 isoform X2, which encodes MAKTFQQKPNDQRENMSTCFNQKNIKRVKGVVVAKTIQNIFSKPHFPKGNSIYSEYEEKDNNIQENEANALFSVIGMTCSACAASVENAIKKLPGIKLVVIDVLNNKAQVIFNASLVYEEMIRETIEDVGFQAKLLKEEMNQKSSQVCRIQVNGMTCTSCSTTLESALQVIPGVHKAQVALATQEAEICYDPKIVDYNQLLEAIGNTGFEGKLISTGDDKSRILLKVDGANTENCVKLIKNSLLELQGVQEIDLDLQLKKLSVTYRADVTGPRDFIRAIESTGSGCFKASIFPEGRERDEHRHQEIRQYHRAFLWCLVFTVPVFFTSMVFMYIPGLKNVLETKVVNMLNIGEVLRWALSTPVQFIIGRKFYIGAYIALSHGYANMDVLIALGTNAAYFYSVYSVLRAATSPTFKASDFFETSSMLISFILLGKYLEVLARGKTSEAIAKLMDLAPKTATMLTIDDKGNVVNEEEVDSRLIQKNDVIKTIPGSKVACDGLVIWGQSHTNESMITGESRPVTKRTGDMVIGGTLNENGVLHIKATRVGSETALSQIVRLVESAQMAKAPVQRFADHISKYFVPLVIALSFCTWVSWFLAGMFKAYPRTWIPSSMDSFELALQFGISVMVVACPCALGLATPTAVMVGTGVGASLGVLIKGGQALESAREVNCIVFDKTGTLTIGKPMVVNTRLFKTMVPQECYELIAAAEVNSDHPLAKAIVEYAKKLRGSEEKLIWPEALNFESITGQGVKAIICNKEVIVGNKSLMLEEEIAIPVEAEEALAETEGLAQTGILVSIDKELIGVLAISDPLKPEAPEVISILKSMNIESMIVTGDNWGTANAIAKQVGIDSKYVVAEAKPKQKAEKVKELQFHFSRPGTRQSCGNGGRWS